A portion of the Pseudarthrobacter defluvii genome contains these proteins:
- the dapC gene encoding succinyldiaminopimelate transaminase: MTAAVNSFGLDLPDYPWEAMAPYVAKASGHPGGAVNLSIGTPVDPTPQLVQDALKAAANAPGYPTVHGTPALREAIAGWFERRRGVAGMDPKNIMPTVGSKELVAWLPLLLGLKPGDVVVRPKVAYPTYDIGATLAGVTSVATDNLDELDEATRARVRLIWVNSPGNPTGSVRDADSLKALVVQARELGAVVASDECYAELGWGDWDVQRGGQRVPSILDPRVAGGSHQGLLAVYSLSKQSNLAGYRAAFVAGDPDLMPNLVNSRKHAGMIVPYPIQEAMRVALGDDAHVEAQKDLYRGRRERLVPALLDFGLEIKESDAGLYLWSTAGEGTWDTVARLAERGIVVGPGVFYGDAGNGYVRVALTGSDERIDAAVARLAEAGS; the protein is encoded by the coding sequence GTGACCGCAGCAGTGAATTCGTTTGGCCTGGATCTGCCTGATTACCCCTGGGAGGCCATGGCACCATACGTGGCCAAGGCCTCCGGGCATCCCGGCGGAGCCGTCAACCTCTCCATCGGCACGCCCGTGGATCCCACGCCGCAGCTGGTCCAGGACGCCCTGAAGGCCGCCGCGAACGCCCCCGGCTATCCCACGGTCCACGGCACACCGGCGCTGCGGGAAGCCATCGCGGGCTGGTTTGAACGGCGGCGCGGTGTGGCGGGCATGGACCCCAAGAACATCATGCCCACGGTGGGTTCCAAGGAACTCGTTGCGTGGCTGCCGCTGCTGCTGGGACTCAAGCCCGGAGACGTCGTCGTACGTCCCAAGGTGGCCTACCCCACGTACGATATCGGCGCGACCCTCGCGGGCGTCACCTCGGTGGCAACGGACAACCTGGACGAGCTGGACGAGGCCACCCGGGCGCGGGTCCGCCTCATCTGGGTCAACTCGCCGGGCAACCCCACAGGCAGCGTCAGGGACGCTGACTCCCTGAAGGCTCTGGTGGTCCAGGCCCGTGAACTGGGCGCCGTGGTGGCGTCGGACGAATGCTACGCGGAGCTCGGTTGGGGCGACTGGGACGTCCAGCGCGGCGGCCAGCGCGTCCCCAGCATCCTCGATCCCCGCGTGGCCGGTGGCTCGCACCAGGGACTGCTCGCCGTCTACTCGCTCAGCAAGCAGTCCAACCTGGCCGGCTACAGGGCAGCTTTCGTCGCCGGTGATCCGGACCTGATGCCCAACCTGGTCAACAGCCGCAAGCATGCGGGCATGATCGTGCCCTACCCCATCCAGGAAGCCATGCGGGTGGCACTGGGCGACGATGCGCATGTCGAGGCCCAGAAGGACCTGTACCGTGGCCGGCGCGAACGCCTGGTGCCCGCGCTGCTGGACTTCGGTCTGGAGATCAAGGAATCCGACGCCGGCCTGTACCTTTGGTCCACGGCAGGAGAGGGCACCTGGGATACCGTTGCCCGCTTGGCTGAGCGGGGCATCGTTGTGGGGCCAGGGGTCTTTTACGGGGACGCGGGCAATGGCTATGTGCGGGTCGCCCTGACCGGCTCGGATGAGCGCATCGACGCAGCAGTGGCCCGGCTGGCCGAAGCAGGCTCCTAA
- the fdxA gene encoding ferredoxin: MTYVIAQPCVDVKDKACIEECPVDCIYEGERSLYIHPDECVDCGACEPVCPVEAIYYEDDTPEEWADYYKANVEFFDDLGSPGGAAKIGNTGKDHPMIAALPPQNQDH, from the coding sequence GTGACGTACGTAATCGCGCAGCCGTGTGTGGATGTCAAGGACAAGGCATGTATTGAAGAATGCCCCGTCGACTGCATCTATGAAGGTGAGCGTTCGCTGTACATCCATCCGGATGAGTGCGTCGACTGTGGAGCCTGCGAACCGGTGTGCCCGGTTGAGGCCATCTACTACGAGGACGACACCCCGGAGGAATGGGCCGACTACTACAAAGCCAACGTTGAGTTCTTCGATGACCTCGGCTCCCCGGGCGGCGCAGCCAAGATCGGCAACACTGGCAAGGACCACCCGATGATCGCCGCCCTGCCCCCGCAGAACCAAGACCACTGA
- a CDS encoding putative acetyltransferase — MSQPVPAPARFLAAAEPGTRVVVRYQIEGGLTDALGHLLACDAGSCTVRTRQADVVIPLDRVVAAKKVPPAPPRRAAAH; from the coding sequence GTGAGTCAGCCAGTACCTGCGCCAGCGCGCTTCCTCGCCGCGGCCGAGCCAGGCACCCGGGTGGTGGTGCGCTACCAAATCGAGGGCGGCCTCACGGACGCGTTGGGACATCTGCTGGCCTGCGACGCCGGTTCCTGTACCGTCCGCACCCGGCAGGCCGACGTCGTGATTCCCCTTGACCGCGTGGTGGCGGCCAAGAAAGTGCCGCCCGCTCCCCCGCGTCGCGCCGCTGCACACTGA